The Pangasianodon hypophthalmus isolate fPanHyp1 chromosome 25, fPanHyp1.pri, whole genome shotgun sequence nucleotide sequence ATATAATTACACATCCACAAGAAATCAATTCCAAGCCAAGTCTGTCAGTTCCTTTAATTGGACTCCCtttgtttgtcttgtttgtgtgtgtgtgtgtgtgtgtgtttgtgtgtgctgtcacATGGATCCAGAAcatctgaaacacaaaaacaacagacCCAGCACACGTgttaaggaagttaaagggAAGAAATAAGTAATTCAAGGAGATAATGAATTCTCAATCTTTCCCATGCACGATCACTACATTTCATTTAAGAACCAGAAAGGCAAACCCGTATCTTCATTACTGTCACTTTATTAGTCACAAATAAAGACaaacccacatgcacacactaacactaactttTCTGGGAATCCCTGGTGTGTAGAGCCCAGAACTCTAAACAGAAGATTTATTGTGGAGCGTGAAATTCAAAGTTGTCTATCCTCCATTATTAAGGAGATTATAGATATTTGGgcaaggaaaggaaatgaaataaatctgtgattctCTTCAGCTATAAAGAGGGTCAGTCAGACATTCATGAAACTGAATAGAAGATGAATGCAGCACATCTTTCTTTGTTAAGAAATTAATGAAGTAGCATTACTAAATCAGTGGAGAAAATACTGCAAAAGTATGTGTTCTCCCACTGCTGTGAGTCACCCTCAAAAGCCTAAAATATTCACTCAGTCCAAGTTTTACTGAAGTTTTTCTGACTCATATATCATACACTATGTAATCATAGATTGATGCTGCAACCTTAGACAATACTActtgaatgtgtatgtgtattgaTTTGCAGCCATCATATTAATCAGTGTGGGGAACCAAAGTAAGAACAATTCACATTACAAAACATGCTTCAGCTGATTGCTGGCAAAAACATATTTCTTCCAGTCAGGTCTACAATCTCCTAAATCCTCAAACGTTATGTACAGTTGCTTTAAAGAGCGAGCTGAAGTTTGAAGTAGTCCAAtgaagaaataataatttaagtccggaataaaacacaatatggtaagctgttataggaaaataattaatgactggtggtgtaatgtggcctggtgggaagcagagttactgttaccatcccaaagtacattattttccagtaacagcatgtcttgaagtgttttattcctctaatacaaCACCAATTTAACAACAATTACCATTTTTAAATtacgaatgaatgaaatgtcatgctttttagccatttatagttatatttaattttgcGGAACTATGGTGAGATTCTTGTTATCAAATACATTATTGCAGATATTAACAAttgttgtttaattaaaaaaaaaaaatttaaaaaaaacaatttcccGAAAGCCAGGAAAACACCATCTCCTCTGCCACGGGAACTTTCCCACGGTGGAGAACCTTacttacaaaacactgacaatggagactccttccataaatattaaataaacatctcctaacaaaacttaaccatatcaactattatacatttttctttgttaaataaattgtttattattatgtggcACATGTCCCATActagtccttgtgaatgagttcTTACTTTAGAAAATGTTAAAGTATtacaatgagcacattaatataaacctgtgattcgaaTTACAGCGAGAACTTGTCAGAGTgactgttagagaaaatgaatcaacaccatggtgaccaatcagattcaagaattcaaaaaTTCCTTTATTTACCAATAACGTGTACTCATTTTTGTTGGTCTCAGCATCCTGTGGTGCTTcatttcacatcattctgtgcaGTGTAAAATCATTCAGTCCTCTCAAATGCACATTGCTTAATTATTCTTGACCATTAGCAGGTAGTTACGCAAAACATTAGTGAATTATGTATACCAGCTGCAATATATTATCACAGTGGCTGTAATGAACTTAGACGGTGCTCAGGGAAAACTTCCTGTATGTGCAGTGTTTCAGGAAATAATTGGAACTGGATGACTCATGAGGTGAATTGAGTTTTGCGAACAGAGTTGTTTGTCTTTAGCTAAAAAATTGCTGCAAATGTAGCTAGAAAAAAGTGATCAAAGTAGTGTCTTTGGATTgaataataacataattattTTGTCAAATGGTGATTTAGAGCAATGTGATTTTGTAAACAGTGGGTACTGTAGgtcaaataacaaaataacGTCATTGAGAAGGTcagtaaatacagtatacagtatatatgctaTGAATCCATATGAAAGAAAAGATGCCAAAACCTATTAATCAGGTCTTAATAGAGCTTAAGCCTTTTAATACAGCATACTCAGTTTAGAATTTTTACTTCTGAGCAAACAGTGTAAGTTAAGCATGagtattttatttgtctttgtaaTAAATTCCAGCAATAAATTACATCAGTTGCAACAGAGTAAATGTTTTAACACAGAGATGCTACAGCCCTCCCCAGCAACTTTGCAAAATGAGTCACATCAGGCGTTTCCTTTACGCATGAACTCCATCGATGATGAAAGGTGGAGCAAAAGAAACCACCGACAGAGACAGATATAAACTGATGGCATCATTGGGAAACACATGAGAAGCTGAAGAGCATGGAGagctgcagagtgtgtgtgatggtgtgcgCCGTGCTGCTGTCCTGCGCCTCTGGCAACGAAATTTACCATCTGGATGACGAGGAGGCGGTGGATGTAGACCGGAGAGCCCTGAGGAACTTCTACCCTAAAGAGCCTAATTTAACCAGCCAGAAAGAGCTTGTAAGCTCTACTCCTGAATAATGCAGAAAAATATACTGATATCTCTTTGgtagtgtttaaaaataagttgtatctgaattgaattgaattaaatttctgCATCGTGTCCACAGCTTGGGGCTCTGCATGATGTTTTGGAAAAGCTGCAGAGCAAACGGATCTCACTTTGGGAAAAGAAGTTTAGCCGAGTTCCCACGGTGAGTAAAACCATTAAAGCCTTTTagatataaatgaatatttacataGACAGGTCAATATGACAGttcatacaattttatttaattactggtatatttttaataattatgcaAATACGTATAATACTGTTCTATAAAGAAAACAGCGTTGATTGAACATCTATAGTGTTTAAGTACAAATGAACACagcaggtgttaattcagttcTGTAGATGTTAatgaaaaaacaggaaataacagGTGTATACTTACTTATTATCGATTAATGATGTTGTAAACCATCATGCTCAGTCCAGTGCTTTAGACCCTCAGTCAGTGCACATATTTAGTCTATTCCAGCTCTGAGTATGCTTAGCACAGATCCAAAACAGAACCACAAGTGGGTCTGGATTGGGAACCTCTGTAatatacactaaacactaaatataggtgcaaaagtttgcatagcCCTAAAACaagatgaagaaatgaaaaatgtgggggaaaaaatcatccTCCTTTCGgattgtgatataaatattctgtaaaaaaaaaattgttacctTTGCCTTCATAACctttattatattgtaatataatatattattattatattgtatagtTTCTGAGAAGCTTTTAGGTCACTTGACCAATATTTGcccattttgttttaaataaatgttatcacTCTGAGAGATTTCATACATTGCCTTCAAAAAAGGACCCTGAGGGTCAGAAGTGGCACACTATCTTTTCAAATTATTCTTTTGACTTATCTCTTGGATTATTGCTTGTTTGTATCCAGTTGTgtacacattttcaaaatatgttACATCCATTATGTTAAAAGGTAGGTtgtaaaataagaataaatattcttttttccTATTCAAAAAACAcagggggtgcaaacttttgctctCAGCTGCAATTGCAGTgtgatgttgatttttttttgtcattgtgtaATTGCAGTGTGGGGTTGGGCAGCAGTGTGCCGTGCGGAAAGGCTCACGTATCGGCAGGATGTGTGACTGTCCGATCGGAGCGGCTTGCAACACCTACCTGCTCAAGTGCTTATAATCCTCACATCATATCCATGCATTCGTTAAGTTAATTAATTTAAGTTTGGGTTTGTGCTGCTTTTGATGTACATATGTACATTTTGTCTTAATCCTTGCTTTTCTAAGGCAGCCTGTCATCATTGTTTTGAAGAAACACCATATCAATTAATTTCTTtcataatataatgatataataaagtTATTAAAGTGGGACTGAGTTGCAAATACTTGTCCAATATTTTTCATGCCAATATGATGTTACCATGCATgatgttaattaaattaatacacATCACCTTAATTAGATATAACTGGATGTATCTTTAGACTTCAGAGAGCAGCAGCTGATtataaaatcattataaaaaGGAGCCACACAGCATGAAAAGGGACACGAGCAGTGAATGAGAAACACTGTCATAACACATCTAGGACATTTTGATTGATGTGTCCTGTCTAGATCTGATCTTATGTAAGGCAGGATATGTCTTTGTAGAGACTTTTTTGTCCAGTCACCATAAATGATTTGCTTGTGAAAGCTTTAACTGACTGTAAACTCATGAGTTTGCATcccagaggagaggagagaaagacacagaacTTTCACTGACCGCCCCCGCACAAATAAAATGTCCCTCCGAGGCTCCCCATTTATGGAGGTCAGTACAAAACCAGCCTTCATCACATACATCTAAATTGAGTCAACTGTCCATCAACTCAGGCCTCCGACTGTGCGCTTTCACTTCATATTAGTTTCActtatgtttattaatatttaccaATGTGCCAGTGGAGTCCGGAGggcatgcgtgcacacacaagATACAAATCAAGTTTcatttaaatgcataaaaaacattttagaccTAAAGCTATGTGTGTACTGGTGGTGGTTTTTAATGAAGTGCTGAAGTTTCACAATGTTTTGGCATACCACTGTGTAGGGCAAAACATGGCGTGACTAAGAACTCAAACGTTTTACTCTGAATATGTCATATTGACCAATTAAAATGATGACTTGAAGATGCAGAATTGATATGAGAATTAAAGGGCACAAAACAGGAGGCAGTAAATAAAGCACCAGAAACTGTAGATGCTAGCATCACTTAATTAAAGAGCAGTGAAACGTCAGCATATTGTGTTATAACAAACAGTAAGTGTGAGATGCAGACAAAATGTGCTCGAACTCCTGGagtttattcagttttattagtTTCATAACAATTTGTGACACTGATAAAACAAAGATACAGAATGACTAttaactaagaaaaaaatactaatcaAGTCCTACCAtgactttttattaaaaaagttcTATTAAAGACCTGTGCCTTCTCCAATTAAATGTAGAgtgtttcaataaaataaaagttatagacatttctcaattcacttATACCTATTGCTTACTTAAAATGAGTCAATTGAACCAAAAAACTACAGggtgttaaataatatatttttactgtTCAATATATGCTTACTTCAAAAACTTAAATTTCTTCAGGTGGAAATATTGATACTTAAGTATCATGACcaaaaatgtgcatttgttAATGATctgacaagatttttttttttttttttaagtgaattaaaacaagaaaaactaAAGCAATGTAGTAAAACACATTTTGTGAAACATGGGATGCTTTATTAAGTACATACAGAACTCAAGGGCTCTGATTTCAGCATGTAATATTGACTGTTTTATCTGCTGTCAAAACAGGGAAAATAatgtattttcaaaaatatttagcCAATGTATCAGTAACACAAATCCTGGTACAAGGAAATGATATTAAGATCAAATTCAAGGTTCAGTACTAGCTGCTCTAAGAAGAAGAACGTCACACAGATTCAGGCTTAATCCATCGAAACCATATACACTTAGATAAAGGCAATTAAATAATCCAAACTCGTTTTATATGAACATATAAAGAGGACATCAACGATTGGGATGAACTTTACAACTCTTCATAAATGAACTGACTACTTTGATGAGAGAGAAACCATTTCAAATATCTTAAAACAGACCGAGAGATTTCAGAACGTAAAGATGTCAAGTGTAGTTTGCTTATTAATGCAATAGTAGCTGATATACAGGTCAAATCATAGTCAAGTTAGCACAAAACTTGAAATTACAACCAGTAGACTCGTCTATAAAAGTGGGGCTCAGACTCTAAACAAACCTACACACTTATGCTTGCACTCTAAACTGTTTTGTCAAAAATGAACTGTTGCTCGTTTATGATCAGCGTTTAATGCACAAACATTTTAGTGTATAAAAGTCGGTCCCTACAGCCCTGAACCGTCCGTCATCAACATGACCTTATAACTGCaactgaaattaaacaaaattagaaGTTGTAGggcacaaagagacagagatttaCTAATTAGACTTAAAAAGGATAGCTAAGAGCAGGAGGCAAAATTGAGCTTCTCGGCTGTTCATCTAACAGGACCAAATCCTCTACATCTCGACCCTGGAACCTGCGACGGGAGATCTTCACCGTCACCTTCCGCCCCTGAAATGTTTTAAGGGCCTCCTTTGAGGCCATGGCCCTCGCTGCACATTCGTCACGGCCGTATCCTGTGCCCATGTAGACAGCGTGGCAGCGCAGTTCACACACCTGGCCCTCTCTTTGGGTGCAGCCAGCAGGCAGGTCAGGAATGTCTTTGAGAGGCACAAATACACAAGTAAGGCTGGCCTTGCATGACTCCACACAGGTGCGCAGGATCTCAAAGTGATCCAGGTTGGGGCCAAAGCCTCCTGCAGACACCAGCTTCCAGGCCACTGTTTTATAAAGGCGGTTAAAGAAGGGCTGATGTTCTGCAGGGGCCTCGGGTAGGGGACCTGATTTGACAGCAGCAGCATTCGGACAGTCAGTATTTTGTTCTCCGCCT carries:
- the cart3 gene encoding cocaine- and amphetamine-regulated transcript protein-like; the encoded protein is MESCRVCVMVCAVLLSCASGNEIYHLDDEEAVDVDRRALRNFYPKEPNLTSQKELLGALHDVLEKLQSKRISLWEKKFSRVPTCGVGQQCAVRKGSRIGRMCDCPIGAACNTYLLKCL
- the cdkn2aip gene encoding CDKN2A-interacting protein, with the protein product MAEGSGQDVVSEYLQQNPHLAQWVESLRELSETKKHWHARREFVLRNLEVFPTIQPGITSPSLDRLLSLSKVWANQTFLGCRYPQPVMDKVKEMAEGIGVHDGPVHKTKDEIVGKGKRPSVSAADAESCVKKNKTVPNDSGSKGGEQNTDCPNAAAVKSGPLPEAPAEHQPFFNRLYKTVAWKLVSAGGFGPNLDHFEILRTCVESCKASLTCVFVPLKDIPDLPAGCTQREGQVCELRCHAVYMGTGYGRDECAARAMASKEALKTFQGRKVTVKISRRRFQGRDVEDLVLLDEQPRSSILPPALSYPF